The stretch of DNA CGGCCGGTGGTGACGGTGCCGGTCTTGTCCAGGACTACGGTGTCGACCTTGCGCGTGCTCTCCAGGACCTCGGGACCCTTGATGAGGATGCCCAGTTGCGCGCCGCGCCCGGTGCCGACCATGAGGGCGGTCGGGGTGGCGAGCCCCAGGGCGCACGGGCAGGCGATGATCAGGACGGCGACCGCGGCGGTGAAGGCGGCGGTCAGTCCCGCGCCGTCGACGAGCCAGAAGCCGAGCGTGGCCAGGGCCAGCGCCATGACGACGGGAACGAAGACTCCGGAGATCCTGTCGGCGAGCCGCTGCGCCGCGGCCTTGCCGTTCTGGGCGTCCTCCACCAGCGTGGCCATCCGGGCGAGTTGGGTGTCGGAGCCAACCCGGGTGGCCTCGACGACCAGCCGTCCGCCCGCGTTCAGGGTGGCGCCGGTGACGGCGTCCCCGACGGTGACCTCGACCGGGACGGACTCGCCGGTGAGCATCGAGGCGTCCACGGCAGAAGCGCCCTCGACGACGGTGCCGTCGGTGGCGATCTTCTCGCCGGGGCGGACGAGGAAGCGGTCGCCGACCTTCAACTCCGCTACCGGTATGCGTTCTTCGCGCTCGCCGCGGAGAACGGTGACTTCCTTCGCGCCCAGCTCCAGCAGGGCCCTGAGCGCCGCGCCGGCCTTGCGCTTGGACCGGGCTTCGAAGTAGCGGCCGGCGAGGATGAACGCGGTCACGCCGGCCGCGGCCTCCAGGTAGATGTTCCCGGCGCCGTCGCTGCGGGCGATGGTCAGCTCGAAGGGGTGGGTCATGCCGGGCATGCCCGCGGTGCCGAAGAACAGCGCCCACACCGACCACAGGAACGCCGCCGAGGTGCCGACGGAGATCAGCGTGTCCATGGTGGCGGCGCCATGACGGGCGTTGGTCCAGGCGGCCCTGTGGAACGGCCAGGCGGCGTACGTCACCACGGGGGCCGCCAGGGTCAGGGACAGCCACTGCCAGTACTCGAACTGGAGGGGCGGGATCATCGCCATCGCGATCACCGGCACGGCGAGCACGACCGCGGTGGTCAACCGCTGCCGGAGCGGCTGGAGTTCGTCGGGGCCCTCCCCCGCGGGGCCTGCCGAGCGGTCGGCCCGCTCCGGCTCGGCACGGAGGGGCTCGGGTTCGCGCGCGGTGTAACCGGTGGCCTCGACCGTGGCGATCAGGTCGGTCACGGCGACGTCCTCGCGGAAGGTGACTTTCGCCTTCTCGGTGGCGTAGTTGACGGTCGCCTCGACGCCGTCCATGCGGTTGAGCTTCTTCTCGATGCGGGCGGCGCACGAGGCGCAGGTCATGCCGCCGATGGCGAGTTCTACCTCGGCGGCACCTGGCGTGATGGTGGTCATGTCTGTTCCTCGCAGCTCACGGTCACGGCGGGTGCGGTTGGCGGGTGGGGCGGGGCCGGGGCCGGGATGCCCCCGCCCGGTGATGTGCGGTCACGTGCCGACGCGGCCGGCATAGTCGTAGCCGGCCTCGTCCACGGTCTCGGCGAGCAGCGACTCGAACGTCGCGTCGGGGGCGGCGGCGGTCGTCACCGTGACGAGCCCCGTGCCGATCTCGACCTCCACGGCGATGACGTCGTCGAGCGCGCCCACGGCCTTGGCGACGACACCCTGACAGTGGGCGCTGCCGACACCGTCCACCTTGTAGACGGTCCTGATCCGGGCGTCGGTGTGGCAGCTTCCCTCGGGCGTGCAGCAGCCGGACATCGTTTCCTCCTCGTCTCATCGGATACCCCAGGGGGTATCCGGCACGCGTACATGTATACCCCCCACCCGTATTCAAGGCAAGGAATCATCCCCTCTGAATCAATACCCCATGGGGGTAGCTGACGTGCGTCGAGCCGCCCCTGAACATCCACAGGCGAGACCGACGACAGGGCGCGGTGGGAGCGCGCGGTGGGAGAAGGAGACGGTGAAGCACCGGGCCCGTCCGCCCCGGGACGGACGTGGAGGTGCGCCTGGCCCCGCCGGACGGCCGGGGCCAGGCGCGAGCCGCCTACTCAGTCACTCAGTACGCGCCACGCCCGCCCAGCAGGCCGGCGATCTGTGAGCGGACGACTTCCCACGTGTCGGCGGGCAGCTCACCGAGGGCCGTCCCGCGCAACCCGCTCAGGACCTCTTCCACGTCGGTGGCGCGCAGGGCACTTCCGCTGAGCACGTCATAGCCGTCGCGGACGGCGACCCTCAGCCGGTCGCCGTCGTCGTCGGCATGCACCGCCGAGGCGACCACGAGGGGCGGCGGTCCGCCCGCCTCGCCGTCCAGCTTGCGGTAGGCGCAGGCGACCGGCTCGCGCCAACGGAGGCTGAGCAGGACGGGCCGCTTGGCCACCACCTCGGACAGATCGGCCTCACGGACGCCTTCGGGCTCCAGCACCATCGCGCGGGCGTCCAGGACGAGCGCGGCGGGCAGCAGGCAGCGCAGCGTACTGCCGACGAGGTTGCCGCCGACCGTCGCCGTCCGCCGCACGGCACCGGTGCCCACCGTGGCGGCCGCCAGCCGCAGCACGCCGGGAACCCGCTCGTCGATCCGGTTCAGGACCACGGCGCCGCCCAGGGTCCGCCGCCCCACGACGTTGGCCTCCGGCAATTCGCGCAGGGACATGGCCAGTTCGGGGAATCCGTCGCGCTGCCAGGTGGCCCAGACGAGGGTCGCCCCGCCGATCGGGACGGCCCCCTCGGCCAGGCACTCCCGTGCTTCGGACACGGACGTGGGCAGACGCAACAGCACAGCGACCGACCTGCCTTCCTGGGACGCCGGACGAAGGCGGCGGGCAGTGCCACGGCTCCCTGCCCGTCGGCAGGCAGTCTTGTCGACCGGGCGGGGGCGCGCACAGGGCTCACACAAGCATGCGTGCGCCGACAGCGGCGCCGCGTCGCGCATCCCGCCCGACACTCACCGGCCCGACCGATCTGATCGGCCCGATCTCCCGGCGCCGGCCGTTCGCCGCGAACTCGATGGGCACACGATGTGCGCTTACGATGGGCACATCGGCTCGTAGGGCTTGAACGAGGGCCTTGAACCTTGGACAAGGACTCATTTCCCAGGGCCCGGGTGTTCAGTGGCACCGCCGCCTGCCGGCCGGGCGCCCTACGCCGCTCGGCACGCGCGTCTCAGCATGCGCTTCCCAGCATCGCCAAGGAGCATTGCCATGGCTGCTCAGTCCGCCTCAATCGTCCTGGAGCGCCCGGCGCAGGAACTCGCCGACGCGACCTCGAAGCACCCCTTCCTGTACGAGATGGAACCCGCCCAAGCACGCAGGGTCCTCGACGACCTTCAGGCCGCGCCGGTCGACAAACTCCCGGTCGACGAGGAGTGGATCACCGTACCGGCCGCTGTGGGCGACGTACGGGTGCGCATCGTCAAGCCGCAGGGCGTCACCGGGACGCTGCCCGTCGTGGTGTACATGCACGGCGGCGGCTGGGTGCTGGGCAACGCCGGCACCCACGACCGGCTGGTGCGGGAGCTGGCGGTCGGCGCCCGTACCGCCGTGGCCTTCGTGGAGTACACGCCCTCCCCGGAGGCGCGCTACCCCGTGGCCATCGAACAGGGCTACGCCGCGGCGCAGTGGATCACGCGTGAGGGAGAGTCCATGGGGCTGGACGCCCGGCGCATGGCGGTGGCCGGCGAGTCGGTCGGCGGGAACATGACGGCGGCGCTCGCCCTGATGGCCAAGGAGCGCGGCGACGTCAGGTTCGTGCACCAGTCGATGTACTACCCGGTCACCGATGCGGCGATGGACACCGACTCCTACGACCAGTTCGCCACCGGCTACTACCTCAGCCGCAAGCTGATGGAGTGGTTCTGGGACGCCTACACCACCGACCCGGAACAGCGCGCGGAGATCACCGCGTCCCCCAACCGCGCGACCCCCGAGCAGCTCACCGGTCTGCCCCCCGCCCTGCTGGTCGTCGACGAGGCCGACGTGCTGCGCGACGAGGGCGAGGCGTACGCCGCCAAGCTGCGTGCCGCCGGCGTCCCGGTCACCACGGTGCGCTACGACGGCACGGTGCACGACTTCATGATGCTCAACTCGCTCAGCCGGTCCAAGGCCACCCGAGCGGCCATCGACCAGGCCGTCACGTTCCTGCGCGAAGCCCTCGGAACGGCTGACACCCCCGGAACGGCTTAGCGCCTGTCCCTTGGGAGTCCTGGCTCCGGTCGGCGCGGGTTCCGGCGCGGGTGAGGAGCGGGGCGACGTCGCCCCGTCCCGAACCGCGGAAGTCGGGACCCGGCGTCCCGCGGGCCGCGGCCCGCACGTGACCGCGCCGCCGGCGACTCACCGTCCTGCGGGCCGTCCTCAGTCGATTCCGTACCGCGTGGCGACGCCGTCGATCACGAGTTCCAGTCCCTCCGCGAAGTGCTGCTCGTAGTCCGCGAAGATCTCCGTGCCCGCGGCGGCGGACAGCGGGAAGTCGGCCATCATCC from Streptomyces sp. 6-11-2 encodes:
- a CDS encoding cation-translocating P-type ATPase, producing MTTITPGAAEVELAIGGMTCASCAARIEKKLNRMDGVEATVNYATEKAKVTFREDVAVTDLIATVEATGYTAREPEPLRAEPERADRSAGPAGEGPDELQPLRQRLTTAVVLAVPVIAMAMIPPLQFEYWQWLSLTLAAPVVTYAAWPFHRAAWTNARHGAATMDTLISVGTSAAFLWSVWALFFGTAGMPGMTHPFELTIARSDGAGNIYLEAAAGVTAFILAGRYFEARSKRKAGAALRALLELGAKEVTVLRGEREERIPVAELKVGDRFLVRPGEKIATDGTVVEGASAVDASMLTGESVPVEVTVGDAVTGATLNAGGRLVVEATRVGSDTQLARMATLVEDAQNGKAAAQRLADRISGVFVPVVMALALATLGFWLVDGAGLTAAFTAAVAVLIIACPCALGLATPTALMVGTGRGAQLGILIKGPEVLESTRKVDTVVLDKTGTVTTGRMTLLAVHPADGTDETDVLRLAGALEHASEHPIAQAVATGAADRVGTLPVPEDFANIAGVGVQGVVEGHAVLVGREQLLAEWAMSLPDGLRRAKEAAEAAGRTAVAVAWDGEARAVLEVADAVKETSPEAIRRLRALGLTPVLLTGDNRAVAEAVAAQTGIAPEHVIAEVLPQDKVDVVKRLQGEGRSVAMVGDGVNDAAALAQADLGLAMGTGTDAAIEAGDLTLVRGDLRVAADAIRLARRTLGTIRSNLFWAFAYNVAALPLAAAGLLNPMIAGAAMAFSSVFVVGNSLRLRRFRAIGH
- a CDS encoding heavy-metal-associated domain-containing protein encodes the protein MSGCCTPEGSCHTDARIRTVYKVDGVGSAHCQGVVAKAVGALDDVIAVEVEIGTGLVTVTTAAAPDATFESLLAETVDEAGYDYAGRVGT
- a CDS encoding FAD binding domain-containing protein, giving the protein MLLRLPTSVSEARECLAEGAVPIGGATLVWATWQRDGFPELAMSLRELPEANVVGRRTLGGAVVLNRIDERVPGVLRLAAATVGTGAVRRTATVGGNLVGSTLRCLLPAALVLDARAMVLEPEGVREADLSEVVAKRPVLLSLRWREPVACAYRKLDGEAGGPPPLVVASAVHADDDGDRLRVAVRDGYDVLSGSALRATDVEEVLSGLRGTALGELPADTWEVVRSQIAGLLGGRGAY
- a CDS encoding alpha/beta hydrolase, encoding MAAQSASIVLERPAQELADATSKHPFLYEMEPAQARRVLDDLQAAPVDKLPVDEEWITVPAAVGDVRVRIVKPQGVTGTLPVVVYMHGGGWVLGNAGTHDRLVRELAVGARTAVAFVEYTPSPEARYPVAIEQGYAAAQWITREGESMGLDARRMAVAGESVGGNMTAALALMAKERGDVRFVHQSMYYPVTDAAMDTDSYDQFATGYYLSRKLMEWFWDAYTTDPEQRAEITASPNRATPEQLTGLPPALLVVDEADVLRDEGEAYAAKLRAAGVPVTTVRYDGTVHDFMMLNSLSRSKATRAAIDQAVTFLREALGTADTPGTA